A genomic region of Garciella nitratireducens DSM 15102 contains the following coding sequences:
- the rplC gene encoding 50S ribosomal protein L3 has translation MEKAILGKKIGMTQVFTEEGQLVPVTVVEAGPCVVVQKKTVEKEGYNAVQLGYADVKEHRVNKPIRGHFDKVGVPYRKYLKEFKLDNTNEFEVGQEIKVDIFQAGDKIDVRGISKGKGFQGTIKRWNGHRGPMAHGSKYHRAVGSMGGASYPSRVFKGKKMPGHMGHVPVTIQNLEVVKVDSENNLLLIKGAVPGGKGTLLSIRDSIKTTK, from the coding sequence AAAAATAGGAATGACTCAAGTTTTTACGGAAGAAGGGCAACTTGTTCCTGTAACAGTAGTAGAAGCAGGACCATGTGTAGTGGTTCAAAAGAAAACGGTGGAAAAAGAAGGGTATAATGCAGTTCAACTAGGATATGCAGATGTAAAAGAACACAGGGTAAATAAACCAATTAGGGGACATTTTGACAAAGTAGGTGTACCTTATAGAAAATATTTGAAGGAGTTTAAATTAGATAATACGAATGAATTTGAAGTAGGACAGGAAATTAAGGTGGATATCTTTCAGGCAGGAGATAAAATTGATGTAAGAGGTATATCCAAAGGAAAGGGATTCCAAGGAACTATTAAAAGATGGAATGGTCATAGGGGACCGATGGCTCATGGCTCTAAATATCATAGAGCAGTTGGTTCTATGGGTGGAGCATCTTATCCATCGAGGGTTTTTAAAGGGAAAAAGATGCCAGGACATATGGGACATGTTCCTGTTACCATTCAGAATTTAGAGGTTGTTAAAGTAGATTCTGAAAATAATCTATTATTGATTAAAGGAGCAGTTCCTGGTGGGAAAGGAACTTTGCTTTCAATAAG